TGCAATCAAATCAAAAACATTCATTCCAAATGCCCAACCACATGCCTGCGGGTCGAATTTTGAGCTGATGACTGGGTTAGAGAAATTGATATACTTGTAATATCGATGAAATGCTTCAAGACAGGTTTCTACAGCTCCATTGACATTCCCATGCAAATCCAAAGAAAACAGCCGGGTCAGATCCTTCTGGACAACGACATCATCATCAAGGAAGACAACCTTTTCCAAAAGTGGATAGACCTCAGGGATGTAAAACCGGAGGTGATTGAGCAAAGACATGTGCTTAGGGTTCCGCAGTTTTGGCTCAACCTTCATATCTTGATATGCCCCAAAGTAGTAGGCCCTTGAATCTTGATCAAGAAGCCGTTTGATAACATGAGCATAAGAAGCATTCAACCAGGTAAACTCCTCTATATTCTGCACTTCTACGGTGGCCCCTTTGAAGTCATTAGTTAGAAACCAAACCTGCATGGATCCATAGCTAATTCCATTCGTCACTATGTGGAAGACAAGCTGTTTTGGATGGTCAGCATTGGAGATTGTGGAGTTGACCACCACAGAAGTGGCAAGCACATTGTCTGAAAAAATGCAGAAATGGTAGAGATTATTGTCGATAACTCGAGGGGaatttctcttctcctccacaTGGTTTTGGAGGGGGAGCTGCTTAAGCCAGTCATTTGTGAGCTTTACTTTCAGGCAGTGAAGACTCTTGGGCAAAGCCTCAGCCACCAACTGACCAAAGAGTGTGCTTTGAACTGTTGCTGCATTTGTTCGCTCTTCTAGAGCTTGGATATGAGATTTCATTGTCATTATGGTGGTTGAAATATCATAATGAGCGTCTTGTGCCTTGAAAATTAGATATGATAAGCTACTTATTACAGGCTCAGCTTCTTCTACTGTTATGGACTCCCCTCTCTTGGCAGCTTTAGAAAGCAAAAGTTGGCAACTCCTAATCTTGTTACTCAGTTCCCAAGCAAGATGAAGATTATTGTGCTCCTTTGCTATAATGACATAAGCCTTGGCAAGTGTCATTTGTTCTGCCAACTGTCGTGAAAATGAACTGGCACTTAATATTTCCTTGGTGAAATTTAAACCCTCATGGTTTAGAGGCTCTTTTGTCGCATTTTCACCCTGGACAAGAAACATCAATATTCAGTAAGTTGATAAATGTTAAATAGAGCAATGCCTGTGATTACTGACATATGACTTGAAGTGTCAATGTATTGTGATAATGTTTGCAATTTATGTTTTGTTGCAAACTTCTGTTTATCTGTCTAAAATTGATCATTTAGAGACCA
The genomic region above belongs to Populus alba chromosome 12, ASM523922v2, whole genome shotgun sequence and contains:
- the LOC118028982 gene encoding hexosyltransferase GAUT11 — its product is MRRRPAEYRRPVRRRLSQWILALLGMFVIAGLVLFVFHHNHHEDQVKQPMMGENATKEPLNHEGLNFTKEILSASSFSRQLAEQMTLAKAYVIIAKEHNNLHLAWELSNKIRSCQLLLSKAAKRGESITVEEAEPVISSLSYLIFKAQDAHYDISTTIMTMKSHIQALEERTNAATVQSTLFGQLVAEALPKSLHCLKVKLTNDWLKQLPLQNHVEEKRNSPRVIDNNLYHFCIFSDNVLATSVVVNSTISNADHPKQLVFHIVTNGISYGSMQVWFLTNDFKGATVEVQNIEEFTWLNASYAHVIKRLLDQDSRAYYFGAYQDMKVEPKLRNPKHMSLLNHLRFYIPEVYPLLEKVVFLDDDVVVQKDLTRLFSLDLHGNVNGAVETCLEAFHRYYKYINFSNPVISSKFDPQACGWAFGMNVFDLIAWRKENVTARYHYWQEQNGDQMLWKLGTLPPALLAFYGLTETLDRRWHVLGLGYDMNIDERLIDSAAVIHFNGNMKPWLKLAIGRYKPLWERYINQSHPYYQDCVIS